Proteins from a genomic interval of Candidatus Hinthialibacter antarcticus:
- a CDS encoding sigma-54 dependent transcriptional regulator, translating into MSAAANANLLIVDDEQLIRWSLQNDLSLAGYAVRAVGSGEEALREIETQEPDLMILDNKMPGMSGQEVLEILQRRGAGCVVIMLSALDDLEHAVAAVRAGAIDYVAKPFDLDDILVRIEKALQHRSLQSEVTSHRTVQAQRDGLEDVVAVGPAMQEVINTLSQIASHGSSTVLLRGETGVGKDLMAKAIHRLSPRKGKPFVEINCPSFPSPLLESELFGHERGAYTDARTTKRGLLELANQGTLFLNEIAEINPVVQTKLLQFLEHKVFRRIGGTQERTVDARIVTATNQPLEQAVEDGTFRRDLYYRLNVIPIHIPPLRKRPEDISALIEHFLELFRNEFSKSRLEIEPIALQRLQNYNWPGNVRELKNALERMVLLTKDSIIREKHLPEALLHQSAIENANASGNSPLVEQEKRMILEALHEAEWNQSLAARQLRISRDTLRYRIKKYGIKTSLPPSIHQ; encoded by the coding sequence ATGTCTGCCGCTGCAAACGCCAACCTTCTCATTGTCGATGATGAACAATTAATCCGCTGGTCTCTGCAAAACGACCTCTCTCTTGCTGGATACGCCGTGAGAGCGGTCGGCTCCGGCGAAGAGGCGCTGCGCGAAATCGAAACGCAAGAACCGGACTTGATGATTCTGGACAATAAGATGCCCGGCATGAGCGGTCAGGAAGTGTTAGAGATTCTCCAACGCCGGGGCGCGGGCTGCGTCGTCATTATGCTGTCGGCTTTGGATGATCTTGAACACGCAGTCGCCGCCGTACGAGCGGGCGCCATTGATTATGTCGCCAAACCGTTCGACCTGGATGATATTCTGGTGCGCATCGAAAAAGCGCTGCAGCACCGTTCCCTGCAATCCGAAGTTACAAGCCACCGTACGGTGCAAGCACAGCGCGACGGGCTTGAGGACGTGGTCGCGGTTGGGCCAGCCATGCAAGAAGTCATCAACACCCTTTCGCAGATCGCCAGCCACGGCTCCAGCACGGTTTTACTGCGCGGCGAAACCGGCGTTGGAAAAGACCTCATGGCGAAAGCGATTCATCGCTTAAGCCCGCGCAAAGGCAAACCCTTTGTTGAAATTAACTGTCCGTCGTTTCCCAGCCCGTTATTAGAAAGCGAACTGTTTGGCCATGAACGCGGCGCGTATACCGACGCGCGAACCACAAAAAGAGGGTTGTTAGAATTGGCCAACCAAGGCACATTGTTTCTCAATGAAATTGCCGAAATCAATCCAGTCGTGCAAACCAAACTCTTGCAATTTTTAGAGCACAAAGTGTTTCGGCGCATAGGCGGTACGCAGGAACGGACCGTGGACGCGCGCATCGTCACCGCGACCAACCAGCCATTAGAACAAGCGGTAGAAGATGGAACATTTCGCCGGGACTTATACTATCGTCTGAATGTTATCCCGATTCATATTCCTCCCCTGCGAAAACGCCCGGAAGACATCTCGGCGCTCATTGAACATTTTTTAGAACTCTTTCGTAATGAGTTTTCAAAATCCCGGCTGGAGATTGAACCCATTGCTCTGCAACGGCTGCAAAACTATAACTGGCCGGGCAATGTGCGCGAACTCAAAAATGCGCTCGAACGCATGGTGCTCTTGACCAAAGACTCTATCATTCGCGAGAAACATTTGCCCGAAGCGCTCTTGCATCAATCCGCCATCGAAAACGCTAACGCATCCGGGAACTCGCCATTGGTCGAGCAGGAAAAACGGATGATTCTTGAAGCGCTGCATGAAGCGGAATGGAACCAAAGCCTGGCAGCCCGTCAACTGAGAATTTCACGCGACACCCTACGCTATCGGATCAAAAAATACGGCATTAAAACTTCGCTGCCGCCTTCCATTCATCAATAG